A section of the Campylobacter anatolicus genome encodes:
- a CDS encoding HTH domain-containing protein, producing MTIFEVAKKVLEDKKVALSPNRIYKLAEEMRLVEQLNLKGKTPWQTFSAYIYIDLKNNPNSIFEKVSQKPILIKLKNQNSKEPRQEAIQELKDDKFIERDLHPLLVKFIYSNENFNARAKTIFHENSKKQQKGHDRWLYPDIVGVSFEAENYEKVMLGFISKFNQIPIKLFSFEMKKFLSVGNFREYYFQAVSNSSWANEGYLVALNIDESDTELIELIQKLNLSFGIGVISLDSENIAQSKVIAPAKFKDALDMNIMNELTQKNKNFNSFLKTIKDFESENQVRFEHEFDEILDHDKFEKYLKEKGIKKC from the coding sequence ATGACTATTTTTGAAGTTGCTAAAAAAGTTTTAGAGGATAAAAAGGTTGCGTTGTCTCCAAATAGAATATATAAACTCGCAGAGGAAATGAGACTAGTAGAGCAGTTAAATTTAAAAGGTAAAACACCTTGGCAAACATTTAGTGCATATATTTATATTGACTTAAAAAATAATCCAAACTCAATATTTGAAAAAGTAAGTCAAAAGCCGATACTTATAAAACTCAAAAATCAAAATTCAAAAGAGCCAAGGCAAGAGGCAATACAAGAGCTAAAAGATGATAAATTTATTGAGCGGGATTTGCATCCGCTTTTAGTAAAATTTATATACTCTAATGAAAATTTTAATGCTCGTGCAAAGACGATATTTCATGAAAATAGCAAAAAGCAACAAAAAGGACACGATAGATGGCTTTATCCTGATATAGTCGGTGTGAGCTTTGAAGCTGAAAACTACGAAAAAGTTATGTTGGGGTTTATCTCTAAATTTAACCAAATACCTATAAAGCTATTCTCGTTTGAGATGAAGAAATTTTTAAGTGTTGGTAATTTTAGGGAGTATTATTTTCAGGCAGTCTCAAACTCTAGCTGGGCTAACGAGGGCTATTTAGTCGCACTTAATATAGATGAGAGTGATACAGAGCTGATAGAACTTATCCAAAAGTTAAATTTAAGCTTTGGTATAGGCGTTATCAGTCTTGATAGCGAAAATATCGCACAGAGTAAAGTTATCGCCCCTGCTAAATTTAAAGATGCACTAGATATGAATATAATGAACGAACTCACTCAGAAAAATAAAAATTTCAATAGTTTTTTAAAGACAATTAAGGATTTTGAATCAGAAAATCAAGTTAGATTTGAGCATGAGTTTGATGAAATTTTAGATCATGATAAATTTGAAAAGTATCTAAAAGAAAAAGGGATAAAAAAATGTTAG
- a CDS encoding pseudouridine synthase, which yields MEKIRINKFISHNTNYSRREADELIKQGKVSLNGCIVNDFSVGVSKEDKLKINGKFVNKKKDFTMIIYHKPKGELVTNKDDRGRRTIFDSLPRGFSKFVSIGRLDFASEGLLLLTDAPAIATALMKSDIEREYYLKVKGEITPEVITAMREGFFAKDASKGAHSKSKITSMEFKPFLAYRVFETSGGYTKVKAIINEGQNRELRRFFGYFDLDVVDLKRTAFGRITLSTLKPGKWRYFETSEYDDLRDFMKENGVRH from the coding sequence ATGGAAAAAATACGTATAAACAAATTTATATCTCATAATACAAACTACTCACGCCGAGAGGCTGATGAGCTGATAAAGCAAGGTAAAGTTAGCTTAAATGGTTGTATTGTTAATGATTTTAGCGTTGGTGTTAGCAAAGAAGATAAGCTAAAAATCAACGGTAAATTTGTTAATAAGAAAAAAGACTTTACGATGATAATCTATCACAAACCAAAGGGTGAGCTAGTAACAAATAAAGACGATCGTGGTCGCAGAACGATATTTGACTCATTACCGCGTGGGTTTTCTAAATTTGTTAGTATTGGGCGGCTAGACTTTGCTAGTGAAGGGTTGTTGCTACTAACAGACGCACCAGCTATCGCAACAGCACTAATGAAAAGTGATATAGAGAGAGAATACTACCTAAAAGTTAAAGGCGAGATTACGCCTGAAGTTATAACTGCTATGCGTGAGGGATTTTTTGCAAAGGACGCAAGCAAAGGAGCTCACTCAAAAAGCAAGATAACTTCAATGGAATTTAAGCCATTTTTAGCATACCGCGTATTTGAGACAAGTGGCGGATATACAAAAGTAAAGGCTATTATAAACGAGGGACAGAATCGCGAATTAAGGAGATTTTTCGGATATTTTGACCTTGATGTGGTTGATCTAAAACGTACCGCCTTTGGGCGTATAACTTTAAGCACTCTAAAACCTGGCAAATGGCGATACTTTGAGACATCTGAATATGATGACTTAAGAGATTTTATGAAGGAAAATGGGGTTAGGCATTAA
- a CDS encoding KpsF/GutQ family sugar-phosphate isomerase, which translates to MSEMIKIAKDVLEQEGNELLRHASMLGSEIDEAVNLIYAAKGKVIVAGVGKSGHIGAKIAATLASTGTPSFFLHPTEAMHGDLGMIQKDDVVLAISFSGESDELVRILPHIQRFGVKIIGMARSANSTLGRFSDVFLNLNITKEACPLNVAPTTSTTLTLAMGDVLAVCLMYKRGFKQEDFAQFHPGGSLGKRLFLKVKDVMRSENLPIVSSDVSIKTAIDVMTHGKVGNVLLVDVSGRLVAILSDGDLRRALMNTKFDINDKAIDYATKSPKTLTDKNMLAVDSLKLIEKFKIQLLVIVDFDCRPEGILHIHDLTSLGL; encoded by the coding sequence ATGTCTGAAATGATAAAAATCGCAAAAGATGTTTTAGAACAAGAGGGCAATGAGCTACTTCGCCACGCTAGTATGCTAGGATCAGAGATAGATGAGGCTGTAAATTTGATATACGCCGCAAAGGGTAAAGTCATCGTAGCTGGTGTGGGGAAGAGCGGACACATCGGTGCAAAGATAGCAGCAACTCTAGCTAGTACTGGCACACCCAGCTTTTTTTTGCATCCAACTGAAGCTATGCACGGCGACCTTGGTATGATACAAAAAGATGATGTTGTTTTAGCGATTAGCTTTAGTGGCGAAAGTGATGAGCTGGTAAGAATTTTGCCACATATTCAGAGATTTGGTGTAAAGATTATAGGTATGGCACGAAGTGCAAATAGCACACTCGGGCGTTTTAGCGACGTGTTTTTAAATTTAAATATTACAAAAGAGGCGTGTCCGCTAAACGTAGCACCGACTACATCAACGACATTAACACTTGCAATGGGCGATGTCTTAGCTGTTTGTCTTATGTATAAGCGTGGGTTCAAACAAGAGGACTTCGCTCAGTTTCACCCAGGCGGTAGCCTAGGTAAAAGACTGTTTTTAAAGGTTAAAGATGTTATGCGAAGTGAAAATTTACCTATTGTTAGTAGCGATGTTAGTATCAAAACAGCCATAGATGTGATGACTCACGGCAAAGTTGGTAATGTTTTGTTAGTAGATGTTAGTGGTCGGTTGGTAGCTATTTTGAGTGATGGAGATTTACGCCGAGCCTTGATGAATACTAAATTTGATATAAATGACAAGGCGATAGATTATGCTACAAAATCACCAAAAACATTAACAGATAAAAATATGTTAGCAGTTGATTCACTTAAACTCATTGAAAAATTTAAAATTCAACTATTAGTTATTGTCGATTTTGATTGCAGGCCAGAGGGGATATTACACATTCATGATTTGACAAGCTTGGGACTATAA
- a CDS encoding ribonuclease J has translation MNEEKVITKQSKSNKKRRFHQKNKDIQSISQTENSTQNVIDNFFASDGESTEKKSTNTNKNHNKTIINTQSKNDNKNSQKQLNSNNNKHNKTNTNTQTNKQNSEANIGDEKGEKKAKKKRVRKNLPAKISGNEQWQQDIASAIEANKAIQELRLDPLKYLSHSQQLNDKVRITPLGGLGEIGGNMTIFETDTSAIIVDIGMSFPSESMHGVDILIPDFDYVRKIQHKIAGIIITHAHEDHIGAVPYFFKEFKFPIYATPLPLGMINNKFEEHGLKAERSLFRAVEKRKPYLIGDFEVEWIHITHSIIDASALAITTRAGTIVHTGDFKIDHTPIDGYPTDLNRLAYYGERGVLCLMSDSTNSHKEGFTKSESSVGKTFDMIFSRSKGRVIMSTFSSNIHRVYQAIEWGLKYNRKVCVIGRSMERNLYTAIELGYIKLDRKIFIDANEVAKFKDDEVLIVTTGSQGETMSALYRMATDEHKYIKIKPSDQIIISSKAIPGNEGSVSTVLNFLLKSGAKVAYQDFSEIHVSGHAAQEEQKLMLRIIKPKFFLPVHGEYNHIVKHKETAISCGVDERNIYLMSDGDQMELTQKYLRRVKTVKTGKVFIDNQINKQISDDVVIDRQNLAEAGVVMIIAQISTHNQKLIHKPRVVSYGLVADKQDAEFSKEMQEILVQFLSNVKPELLKDNRMLEAQIRQVVRKHIFRKVKKYPTIVPIIYLM, from the coding sequence ATGAACGAAGAAAAAGTGATAACCAAACAGAGCAAGAGTAATAAAAAGCGGAGATTTCACCAAAAAAATAAAGATATACAAAGCATATCCCAAACTGAAAATTCAACTCAAAATGTTATAGACAACTTCTTTGCAAGTGATGGCGAAAGCACAGAGAAGAAATCAACTAACACTAACAAAAATCATAACAAAACTATCATTAATACACAATCAAAAAATGACAATAAAAATAGCCAAAAACAGCTAAATAGCAATAATAACAAGCATAATAAAACTAACACTAACACACAAACTAATAAGCAAAATAGTGAAGCTAATATAGGTGATGAAAAAGGTGAAAAAAAAGCGAAAAAGAAACGTGTGCGTAAAAATTTACCAGCTAAAATAAGCGGTAATGAGCAGTGGCAACAAGATATTGCAAGTGCAATAGAAGCAAATAAAGCGATACAAGAGCTACGTCTTGATCCACTTAAATATCTCTCTCACTCACAGCAGCTCAATGATAAGGTGCGTATAACTCCACTTGGTGGACTGGGTGAAATCGGCGGTAATATGACGATATTTGAGACCGATACGAGTGCTATCATAGTTGATATCGGTATGAGTTTTCCAAGTGAGAGTATGCATGGTGTTGATATTCTTATACCTGACTTTGATTATGTACGAAAGATTCAACATAAAATAGCAGGCATTATCATAACCCACGCACACGAAGATCACATTGGTGCGGTGCCGTATTTTTTTAAAGAATTTAAATTTCCAATATATGCAACGCCATTGCCACTAGGTATGATAAATAATAAATTTGAAGAGCATGGATTAAAGGCAGAAAGATCGCTATTTCGTGCAGTTGAGAAGCGTAAGCCATATCTAATTGGTGACTTTGAAGTTGAGTGGATACATATAACTCACTCTATCATTGATGCTTCTGCTTTAGCGATCACAACAAGAGCAGGGACCATTGTGCATACAGGCGATTTTAAAATAGATCACACACCAATAGATGGTTATCCAACTGATCTAAACCGCCTTGCATACTATGGAGAGCGTGGCGTTTTATGTCTGATGAGCGATAGCACCAACTCACACAAAGAGGGCTTTACAAAGTCTGAAAGCTCGGTAGGTAAAACCTTCGATATGATATTTTCAAGGTCAAAAGGACGTGTTATAATGAGCACATTTAGCTCAAATATCCACCGTGTCTATCAAGCTATAGAGTGGGGGCTAAAATATAACCGCAAAGTCTGTGTTATCGGTAGAAGTATGGAGAGAAACCTATACACTGCTATTGAGCTTGGATACATAAAGCTAGATCGTAAAATTTTTATAGACGCAAACGAAGTGGCTAAATTTAAAGATGATGAGGTTCTTATAGTTACTACTGGCTCACAAGGGGAGACGATGAGTGCATTGTATCGTATGGCAACGGATGAACATAAATACATAAAGATAAAGCCAAGCGATCAGATAATAATAAGCTCAAAGGCGATACCTGGCAATGAAGGTAGCGTATCAACAGTATTAAATTTCTTACTCAAAAGTGGTGCAAAGGTTGCATATCAAGACTTTAGCGAGATACACGTATCAGGACATGCTGCACAAGAGGAGCAAAAGTTGATGTTACGTATTATCAAACCTAAATTTTTCTTACCAGTTCACGGTGAATACAACCATATCGTAAAGCACAAAGAGACGGCTATAAGCTGTGGTGTTGATGAGCGAAATATCTATCTGATGAGCGATGGCGATCAGATGGAGCTAACACAAAAGTATCTGCGACGCGTAAAGACTGTTAAAACTGGTAAAGTTTTTATTGATAATCAAATAAACAAACAAATTTCAGATGATGTTGTCATAGATAGACAAAATCTAGCCGAAGCAGGTGTGGTTATGATAATCGCACAAATTTCAACACACAACCAAAAACTGATCCATAAACCACGAGTTGTTAGCTATGGACTTGTCGCAGATAAACAGGATGCAGAGTTTAGTAAAGAGATGCAAGAGATTTTAGTACAATTTTTAAGCAATGTTAAGCCAGAGCTTTTAAAAGACAATCGAATGCTTGAAGCACAAATCAGACAGGTCGTACGAAAGCATATATTTAGAAAAGTTAAAAAATACCCAACGATCGTTCCGATCATATACTTAATGTAA
- the rsmA gene encoding 16S rRNA (adenine(1518)-N(6)/adenine(1519)-N(6))-dimethyltransferase RsmA: MVRAKKHFGQNFLQDQNVLNKIIQAIPKETQPNSNGRVVEIGPGLGDLTHWLLKSGYNTISYEIDSELISNLENKFKNEAKKGHFKLINEDANLVWHKQGSLRGEPYILVANLPYYVATKMILNALQDGFCAGVVAMIQREVAIKFSSSGGSSEFSSLGVLANLNGSCELLFDVPPECFSPTPKVVSSVLRIVKSKRLIGEYGVFPTLSEYDKFKNYLKICFSAPRKTLFKNLTTGYDKDMVAGIFNELNLVQNIRPHESNVALYLKIYNQIKAKNERRKSDNQTEQE, from the coding sequence ATGGTCAGAGCGAAAAAACACTTTGGACAAAATTTTTTACAAGATCAAAATGTTCTAAATAAGATCATCCAAGCGATACCCAAAGAGACTCAGCCAAATAGCAATGGTAGAGTTGTTGAAATTGGGCCTGGCTTAGGTGATTTGACCCACTGGCTTTTAAAATCAGGTTACAATACTATAAGCTACGAGATAGATAGCGAACTTATATCAAACCTTGAAAATAAATTTAAAAATGAAGCTAAAAAGGGACATTTTAAACTGATAAATGAAGATGCAAATTTAGTATGGCATAAGCAGGGTAGTCTGCGAGGTGAGCCATATATACTAGTCGCAAATTTGCCCTATTATGTCGCAACAAAGATGATACTAAACGCTTTGCAAGATGGTTTTTGTGCAGGTGTTGTTGCTATGATACAAAGAGAAGTGGCCATTAAGTTTTCATCAAGCGGTGGCAGTAGCGAGTTTAGCTCACTTGGTGTGTTGGCAAATTTAAATGGCAGTTGTGAGTTGCTATTTGACGTGCCACCAGAGTGTTTTAGCCCAACTCCAAAAGTCGTCTCATCAGTTTTAAGGATAGTAAAAAGCAAAAGGCTCATCGGCGAATATGGGGTATTTCCAACGCTTAGTGAGTATGATAAATTTAAAAATTATTTAAAAATTTGCTTTAGTGCACCACGAAAGACGCTGTTTAAAAACTTGACTACTGGTTATGATAAGGATATGGTGGCTGGGATTTTTAACGAGCTCAATTTGGTGCAAAACATACGCCCTCACGAGTCAAATGTCGCCTTATATTTAAAAATTTATAATCAAATAAAGGCAAAAAATGAACGAAGAAAAAGTGATAACCAAACAGAGCAAGAGTAA
- the hisF gene encoding imidazole glycerol phosphate synthase subunit HisF gives MNHFAKRIIPCLDIKDARVVKGVNFVGLVDAGDPVEIAKRYNEEGADEITFLDISATHLGEKTIIDVVAKVARELFIPLTVGGGIRTLDDISRLLDVGCDKISLNSAAIHNPNLIDKAANKFGSQCVVVAIDAKKFEGGYNVFINGGRVDTGLDAFAWAVEAQNRGAGEILLTSMDKDGRKDGYDLALTHKFSELNIPVIASGGAGSMEHIKDAFLAGADACLAASIFHFRQIEIMALKHYLSQNGIEVRL, from the coding sequence ATGAACCACTTTGCAAAGCGTATAATACCCTGTTTAGACATAAAAGATGCACGTGTCGTAAAGGGCGTAAATTTTGTCGGCCTTGTTGATGCTGGAGATCCTGTTGAGATAGCAAAACGCTACAATGAAGAAGGGGCTGACGAGATAACATTTCTTGACATTTCAGCCACGCATCTTGGCGAGAAAACTATCATTGATGTAGTGGCAAAAGTTGCACGTGAGCTATTTATACCGCTAACGGTGGGTGGTGGCATACGCACACTCGATGATATCTCTCGCCTTTTAGATGTTGGCTGTGATAAGATCAGTCTAAATTCAGCCGCTATACATAATCCAAATTTGATAGACAAAGCAGCAAATAAATTTGGCTCACAATGCGTTGTAGTTGCTATAGACGCAAAGAAATTTGAAGGTGGCTACAATGTATTTATAAACGGCGGTCGTGTTGATACTGGTCTTGACGCATTTGCATGGGCAGTGGAGGCACAAAATCGTGGAGCTGGAGAGATACTACTAACTTCAATGGATAAAGACGGCAGAAAAGACGGCTACGATCTTGCACTCACGCATAAATTTAGCGAACTAAATATACCGGTTATCGCAAGTGGTGGTGCTGGAAGTATGGAGCATATAAAAGATGCATTTTTAGCTGGTGCTGATGCGTGTTTGGCAGCATCTATATTTCATTTTAGACAGATTGAGATAATGGCTCTAAAACACTACTTGTCACAAAATGGTATAGAGGTTAGGCTGTGA
- a CDS encoding purine-nucleoside phosphorylase, with translation MIVCAGESENFEFAKSIGIGLTQVAINLTKILQDIATRNEKLPNEIIFIGSAGLYKNGEILKIYESKNAANIEISSLESKSYTPIEQKIFNDVSYETNVNSSTFITTDETLAHRLFDMGYTLENMEFYAVLAVANAFNVSTKGIFVATNFCDKNAHIDFIKNHKNAKRQLEIYLKDKGII, from the coding sequence GTGATTGTTTGTGCTGGAGAAAGTGAGAACTTTGAGTTTGCAAAAAGTATCGGCATAGGGCTGACACAAGTGGCTATAAATTTGACAAAAATATTGCAAGATATAGCAACAAGGAACGAAAAATTACCAAACGAGATTATATTTATCGGCTCGGCTGGACTTTATAAAAATGGTGAAATACTTAAAATTTATGAGAGCAAAAATGCTGCAAATATAGAGATCTCATCGCTTGAAAGTAAATCATACACTCCTATAGAACAGAAAATTTTTAACGATGTTTCATATGAAACAAATGTAAATTCATCAACTTTTATAACAACTGATGAGACGTTAGCACACAGGCTTTTTGATATGGGTTACACACTAGAAAATATGGAATTTTACGCTGTTTTAGCCGTAGCAAATGCATTTAACGTAAGCACAAAAGGGATATTTGTAGCAACAAATTTTTGCGATAAAAATGCACACATAGACTTTATAAAAAATCATAAAAATGCCAAAAGACAATTAGAAATTTACTTAAAAGATAAAGGAATTATTTGA
- the rlmN gene encoding 23S rRNA (adenine(2503)-C(2))-methyltransferase RlmN encodes MKNLLDFSLAELENELNPKFRAKQIYEWLYKKNALSFDDMLNLPKEMRTNLESRFYLDPLRCVKAEQSNDGSIKYLFELKDGSRIESVLLPMKEELSDGHGKTLRHARYTVCVSSQVGCRMGCSFCLTAKGGLKRNLTPGEIVGQILWIKRENKIPYERRVNVVYMGMGEPLDNLENVSKAVKILKENDGLAIAPRRQTISTSGLSSQIKKLGEMDLGVLLAISLHAVTNELRTKLMPINKAYNIEAVMDAVRAFPIDMRKRVMFEYLMIKGINDSQKDAKTLVKLLHGIKAKVNLIYFNPHEGSPYGRPDVSDMVQFQDYLSVHGITCTIRQSKGLDISAACGQLKQRSENDVA; translated from the coding sequence TTGAAAAATTTACTTGATTTTTCTCTTGCTGAGCTTGAAAATGAGTTAAATCCAAAATTTAGAGCAAAGCAAATTTATGAGTGGCTTTACAAGAAAAATGCCTTAAGTTTTGATGATATGTTAAACTTACCAAAAGAGATGAGGACTAATCTAGAAAGTAGATTTTATCTAGATCCACTCCGATGTGTAAAGGCAGAACAAAGCAATGATGGCTCTATAAAGTATCTATTTGAGTTAAAAGATGGCTCACGCATAGAGAGTGTATTATTACCGATGAAAGAGGAGTTGAGTGATGGACATGGCAAAACACTTCGCCACGCTAGATACACTGTATGTGTTAGCTCACAGGTTGGCTGCCGTATGGGCTGTTCATTTTGTCTCACGGCAAAAGGTGGACTGAAACGAAATTTAACTCCGGGTGAGATCGTAGGGCAAATTTTATGGATAAAAAGAGAGAACAAAATCCCATACGAACGCCGTGTAAATGTAGTATATATGGGTATGGGTGAGCCACTTGATAACCTTGAAAATGTCAGCAAAGCGGTTAAAATTTTAAAAGAAAATGACGGCTTAGCCATCGCTCCACGTCGCCAAACTATCTCTACAAGTGGACTTAGCTCACAGATAAAAAAGCTCGGAGAGATGGATTTGGGCGTCTTGCTTGCTATCTCGCTCCATGCTGTTACAAACGAACTCCGCACGAAGCTTATGCCGATAAATAAGGCATACAACATAGAAGCTGTGATGGATGCCGTAAGAGCCTTTCCTATAGATATGCGTAAGCGTGTAATGTTTGAATATCTAATGATAAAAGGAATAAATGATAGCCAAAAGGATGCCAAAACACTTGTCAAACTGCTACACGGCATAAAGGCAAAAGTAAATTTAATATACTTTAACCCACACGAAGGTAGTCCTTATGGACGTCCAGATGTGAGCGATATGGTGCAATTTCAAGACTATCTAAGTGTTCACGGTATAACCTGCACGATCCGTCAAAGTAAGGGATTAGACATATCAGCGGCGTGTGGACAGCTTAAGCAAAGGAGTGAAAATGACGTGGCTTGA
- a CDS encoding RluA family pseudouridine synthase, which yields MPYINKFISHANSQKAYEILLLQGFSMRETQRLIDKSRLICGGTIVRKKNALLSGDVFLIEYESRAVGLEPVFECDEFAVFEKPSGVLSHPNGRNCEYSLNDEIFARYGRTACVAHRLDRETSGLIVVARDRKAQIALKRLFESRAVSKTYVALVQGDTRDIVRNLDGFGGSVSLLDDSGELQNLIYTENGIKNLSNFSDKMGLNFIINAAMDLAHNYDDVKMRMQICENGKQAVTLVQPLEYFADIDATLVRVVPLTGRQHQIRLHLFHMKHKILGDPLYGLQKEQIIKILDQKMSKDERFELTGAVRLLLHADEIAFKFNNTMYHIKSKFNARDEFYKLAKSNVYTTDS from the coding sequence TTGCCTTATATAAATAAATTTATATCTCATGCAAATTCACAAAAAGCGTATGAGATCTTATTGTTACAAGGCTTTAGTATGCGTGAGACCCAGCGATTAATAGACAAAAGTCGACTCATATGTGGTGGTACTATCGTGCGTAAGAAAAATGCCTTGCTAAGTGGCGATGTTTTTTTGATAGAGTATGAGAGTAGAGCTGTAGGGCTTGAGCCTGTGTTTGAGTGCGATGAGTTTGCAGTATTTGAGAAGCCAAGTGGAGTACTTAGCCATCCAAACGGACGAAACTGCGAGTATAGCCTAAATGATGAGATTTTTGCTCGTTATGGTCGTACAGCGTGTGTAGCTCATCGTCTTGATCGTGAAACAAGTGGGCTTATAGTCGTGGCTAGGGATAGGAAGGCACAAATAGCGTTAAAAAGACTATTTGAGAGTAGGGCGGTAAGTAAAACCTATGTCGCTTTGGTGCAAGGTGATACACGAGATATCGTGAGAAATTTGGACGGCTTTGGCGGATCAGTGAGTTTACTTGATGATTCTGGTGAGTTGCAAAATTTGATTTATACTGAAAATGGGATAAAAAATTTATCAAATTTTAGTGATAAAATGGGCTTAAATTTTATAATAAATGCAGCGATGGATTTGGCTCATAACTACGATGATGTAAAAATGCGTATGCAAATTTGTGAAAATGGTAAACAGGCAGTTACACTTGTCCAGCCATTGGAATATTTTGCGGATATTGACGCTACGCTCGTTCGTGTTGTGCCACTGACTGGCAGACAACACCAGATTCGTCTGCATTTGTTTCATATGAAACATAAAATTTTAGGTGATCCACTTTATGGACTTCAAAAAGAGCAGATTATTAAAATTTTAGATCAAAAGATGAGCAAGGATGAGCGTTTTGAGCTGACTGGAGCAGTGCGACTTTTGCTTCACGCTGATGAGATAGCTTTTAAATTTAATAACACTATGTATCATATAAAGTCTAAATTTAACGCACGTGATGAGTTTTATAAACTAGCAAAAAGCAACGTCTATACCACGGATAGCTAA